The bacterium genomic interval GCTCAGAGGACGCCTGGATCAACACCTTCCAGGTTCGCACCGCGCCAGAGGAAGGCGGCGTTTCGAGGGCTCGACTCAGGGAGGCGGCGCTCAAGGCCTCGGCAAAGCCGGTTTTGAGCCCGGGCAGCAGTGTCGAAGTCCTCGTCTCCGGCTTCGGAGTCTCTCCGCCCTCCGGCGCGTTTTCGTTCGAGCTGCTCGACGGCCGAGGCGAAGTGGTAGGCAGTTGGGTGTCCACGCTCAAGGAGCCCGAAGAGGCGCCCGGCGATCGCCCCGGAGCCAAGTGGCTGACCGGGTCGATCGACCTCTCCGGCGAGCTTGACGGCCTCGTTGCCGGCGAGTACCTGCTGCGGGCGAAAGCTCCAGGGGAGAGCGGTGCGCCGGTTTACTCTCCAACGCTGCCGGTCATCGTGGCCAGCGACACCGGCGAGTTCTCGACGTGGGCCGCCGTGAATCGTCTGGAAACGCTAGACGAGCCGGTCGGCAGCACCGAGTTGCCGTCCCCGAAGAAGCGCACCAAGCTGCGGGCGAAGGACGTCAAGGCCTTGAAAAAGCGTTATGCCGCCATTCTGGGTCTCAGTACCGGTCGCGACCGCGCCGCCGCCCCGAGGGCTCTTCGCAGCTACGAGCAGGAGGCGGTTACCGAGTTCGGCGAGCGAGGTTTGCCCTCGCTGGTTGCCGCCGAGATGGGTTTGATCAAGGGTCTCGGAAGGGAGGATCCCGAAGCGCTGATCCCCGTCGCTCGACTCCATCACCAGGCTTACCGGGAACATCGCTCACGTCGGGCGTTTCTGCTCGCCACACATGCGCGCAACCTTGCGCTCGCGATCGTCGAGTTGTACATCGACGGCGGTACCAGCGAGGAATCGGAGAGGGGGGCGGCCCTGAGGCAGAAAGACGCGCGCCGGGTGGTCGCGTCGAGGCTGCTCGCCAGTTTTGGTGGTGATCTGCAGCGCGCGGGCCTGCGTCGGTTCAGCGAGCGGCTTTTTCGCCGGGCTCTGGAGTGTGATGACGAGAACGAAGCCGCTCTGCTCGGCATGGGGGCGAGTTTCGAGAAGTACAGCGAGTATGAGGAAGCCGCGAAGTACTTCGAGCGACTGGTCGCGGCCAGGCCAGAAAGCGGCGAGGGCCGCCTGCGACTGGGGATCAACCACTGGCGGTTGGGGCGCAAGGCCAAGGCCCGCAAGCAGTTGGAGCAGGTCATCATGGGAGACCACGAGCGTTGGGTCCAGTCGTTGGCGTATCAGGAACTCGTCCAGATGAGTCTTCGTGCCGACGACATGGAGCCAGCCGCGGACCTTCTCGGCCGAGCGCTCGAACGCTTTCCGGACGAGCCCAAGCTCTATCTGCAGCTCGCCTACTTGCGTAACGCGGTAGGCGAGCCCTGGCGAGCTCAGGCCGAGTTGGATCGACTGAGCCGGGTGCGAGAGCCCGAGGTCGGGGACTCTCCACGCTACGCCTACAGCAACTGGCCCGTCGAGGCGCTGGATCGCGTCTGGGCTCGGTCGGAGGAAGATGTGCTCTCCCGGCTCGAAGCTCTGCAGGCGGTGCTACCCGCCGGAGCAGAGGGCGGCGCGCCTTGAGCCGCGTCGCCACCGGGGCGCTGGCGGCGATTCTGCTGGTCTGCGGCGCAGCTGGTGGAGCTGGCGCCGTAGCCATGGAGATCGTGATCTCCCGCCCGGAACTGGGAGTTCCGATCTTCGGCAAGGTCGATGTCAAGGTGGAGGTCTACCCTCCATCTGCGGAAGTCGATCGTGTCGAGCTGTTCCTGGACGGAGAGTTCATGGAGACGGCCACCGGCGTGTCGCCTTTCGTGATCTCGATCGACGCCGGCGAGGAGAACAGGGCCCACGAGATCCTGGCGGTCGCGTACGACCTGGCCGGCGAGAGCGTATCCGCGACGCTGGAAACGCCGCCGATTCAGGTCGACGACGAGTTCAAGGTCGAATTGCAGCAGCTGTATGTGACGGTCGAGTCCGACGGCGCTCCCCGGGCTCTGAAGAGGGAAGACTTCGAGATCTACGACCGCAACGCCCGCCAGCAGATCGTGACGTTCGAGCGAGGAGACGTCCCGTTCACCGCGGTGCTGCTGGTGGACTCCAGCCGGAGCATGGTCGGCGAGCCGCTGCGTACGGCGCTCAGAGGCGCCCGGGCCTTCGTCGACGGCATGAAGGAGCTCGACGAGGCCAAGCTGCTCCTATTCTCCGACCGAATCCTCTATGAGACGCCGTTTACCAGTTTCTCGAGCGTGCTTTCGGTCGGGCTCTCCCAGGTGGAGGCGGCCGGGGGCACGGCTATCAACGATTTTCTCTACCTGGGCATCGAGAGAGTGCAAGAGCGGCAGGGTCGGCGAGTCGTCGTGCTGTTATCGGACGGTGTCGACGTTACCAGCGTTCTGCTCATGGAGCAGGTGCGCCAGGCGATCCGGATGAACCAGGCGGTGCTCTATTGGATTGTGCCGCCGCTGGGGGAGGGCGGCGGCAGCGCCGGACATCGGTCGTCTTGGCGCGATCCCGAGGATCACGAGAAGGAGCGCGAGCTCCTCGCGCAGACGGTGCTCGAAAGCGGCGGGCGGATCGTCGAGCTCGAGAGTCTGGAACAGACCTCGGAGGCTTTCGAGACCGTATTGCGGGAACTGCGAGGCCAGTACGTGCTTGGCTATTACCCTCCCGTGACCGGCCGCCCGGGAACCTGGCACAAGAACGAGGTCAAAGCCAGAGACGGTCGTTTGAAGATCCGAAGCCGTGTCGGCTATTATGAGCGTCCGCAGCAGCCCGTTTCGGAGTCGCGGCGGGAACCACAAGAACAAACCCGCAAGTGATCAGTGAGCATTCCGGCGAGTGCCGCTCCGGCAAGGGATGTGCAAACTGTTCGCAATGGGAAGGGAAGGTTCGATATGAAAAAGAGATTCACTTTGATGATTCTGGTCCTGGCCGTGGCCCTCTCAGCGCGAGCGGAAGCTCAGGTTCAGGGAATACGTTTCAAGGGCGTTGTCGTCGATCAAGACGGCAATCCCGTGGTTGGAGCTGAGGTCACGGCCGAAGCGATCGCAGCCGAGGCTTCGATGAAAGGTTCGGCCAAGAGCAAAAAGGGGGGCCGCTATGGGCTCTTCGTCATGCAGGTAGCCCGGCAATACCGCTTCACGGTGACCAAGGATGGCTACCAGGAGCTGGTCCAGGATTTCAATGCGGGGAGCGCAATCACCAACGAGCAGATGAGGATCGAAGCCAATTTCACGCTGGTCAAGGACGGTGGAGTGGCGCAGGACGCCGACGCCGGCGAGGTTCCCGGCCCGGTCGAAGGCAACGCTGCGGCGATCAGGCTCTACAATGCCGGCGCTACCGCCAACAACGAGGGGGACCGCGCGACGGCGATCGAGAAGTTTCGCGAGGCCGTTGCCGCCGATCCAGGGTTCGTGACGGGTTACCAGGCGCTGCTGGGTCTCTACATCCAAGCTGGAGACTTCGCCAACACCCTGGAAGTGGCCGATCAGCTGATCGAGGTCGCTCCGACCGACAGCATGGGGCTGGGCGCTCGCTACGACGCGCTCCTCGAGTTGGGCCGGACCGACGAGGCCGAGGCCGCTCTCGAGCGAATGATCCTGGCGGTACCCGGGCCTCCGACCGCGGTTCGACTTTTCAATCGAGCCGCCACCGCGTTGCGCGAGAACAATATGGAAAAGGCCATTCCCGACTTGAAACGGGCGCTCGAAATGGATCCCGACCTGGCGGTCGCCCGCTCCGCCCTGGCCACGGCGCACTTGATCCGGAAGGAATATCAGCCGGCGGCTGAGAACGCGGAGTTTCTGCGAGACCTGAAACCGGATGACGCGGCTGCGCTGTCCATCCTCTACGAGGCCTACCGCGGGCTCGGAGACGCCGAAAAGGCCAAAGAGGCCTTCACCGCCTTGCAGCAGATAAGTCCGGAGAGGGCTGCCGAGGCCTTTTACAACCAGGGTGTGGCACTTCTCGACCAGGGCAAGCCCGTCGACGCCTTGGCCTCCTTCGAGAAGGTTCTGGCCTCGAACCCTGGGCATGTCAAGGTCCACTACATGCTGGGTCTGTGTTACCTGAATTCCAGCGATATGGCCAAGGCCAAGAGCTCTCTTGAGAAGTTTATTGAGATGGCGCCGGACGATCGGGATGCCCCGAGTGCCCGGGAGATGCTGGCTGCCCTCCAGTAGTACCCCGAAGAGTCAAGGCATTGGATTCAAGCAGTTGGATTAGGTGCAAGATCACGGTCTTGCTTAAGACCCTCTCCAGAGACGTAAATAGCTTATTGTCAGTCGTTTAGCGTAAGAGCATCGGAGCTGGGGAGCCTACCCTAACGGGCGGCATCGGCCTTGCAGCTGCAGCCGGGCAAGCGCCGAGATTCCATCTACCGATTCCGCGGCTCGCAATAGCTCGAGCCGCCTGTGACCAAAGCAACAAGAAGTCGACGACCAATAACCAAAGGAGTGATGAGTATGTCGAGACGATTTACTAACGTGGGCCTCGCCCTGCTGCTGGGGATGGCTCTGACCCTTCCCGCGTTTGCGCAGGGGGTCCAGACCGGTACCCTCCGGGGCGAGGTGAAGGCCGATGACGGCTCGCTGCTTCCGGGCGTCACCGTAACCGCGACGTCCCCGTCGATGCAGGGCACTCGTTCGACCGTTTCCGGCGGTAGTGGCGAGTGGGTTATCCGCAACCTGCCGCCCGGTGACTACACCGTGACTTTCGAGCTCGAGGGCATGGGTACGGTTCAGAGCCCGGCGACGGTGTCGCTCGGCCAGCAGACGCCGGTCAACGTCGAGATGGGCGTGGCCGCCCAGCAGGAGACCATCGTGGTAACCGGTGAGACGCCGGGCGTCCTCGCCGAGGCGCAGGTCTCCACGGTCTACACTTTCGAGGAGGTCAACAACCTTCCGATCTTCGACCGTGACCCGCAGGCGATCGCCGAGCTGTCGCCCGGTCTTTCGACCAACACCCCGAATGCCGGTCAGCTGACGATCTCGGGCGGTTTCGCCTACGACAACGTCTTCCTGATCGACGGTGTGGATGCCAATGACAACCTCTTCGGTACCAGCGGTCCGACCTTCATCGAGGACGCGATCGCGGATCTTCAGGTTCTGACCTCCGGTATCTCGGCCGAGTACGGTCGTTTCTCCGGTGGTGTGGTCAACGTGATCACCAAGTCGGGTGGCAACGAGTTCACCGGTACGGTTCGTCGGGATCTCGAGAGCGACGACTGGCGCGAACCGAATCCTCTCGAGGAGCAGTCGGGCACCGACCCGATGGGTCCCACCAGCGAGCTCGATTCGGCGACCCTGGGCGGGTATTTCTTGAAGGACAAGATCTGGTTCTTCGGTGCCCGGCGCGAGAACGAGACCACGGACCAGTTCACGTTTGCGGTGACCGGTCTTCCCAGACCTCAGATCCAGACTCAGGATCGCACCGAGATCAAGCTGACCGGGAACATCCAGGACAAGTACCAGGTACAGGTTCAGGATACCGATCGTCAGTCGTCTCTCTTCAGCTCGAGTTTCGGCTTCAGCAACACGCCTGGCACTTTGCGTGCTCGCGAGAATCCCGCGGCTCTCCGGGTCGGGCGCTTCAGTGGTGTTTTCACGCCCTCGCTCTTCGGTGAGCTGCAGATCTCCGAGAAGGAGTTCGCGTTTCAGAGCCAGCACGGCCTGGATGCGCCGACAGGCGCAGCGTCGGCGCTCAATGCCGACGGCACCGTGAACCAGGCGTTCGTCGCGAACAGCCCCTTCTTCAGCTTCTTCGGCGCCGCGGCTCTCGACCACTGGAACGCTCCCTACTTCGACGGTAAGGATCCGGAAGATCGCAACAATGAGCAGACTGCCGCGAGCCTTTCCTACTTCCTGGATGCCGCCAGCACCGGTTCCCACGATCTCAAGTTCGGTTACGAGGATTTCTCGAGCTTCCGCACCGGCGGCAACTCGCAGAGCCCGACCGACTTCGTGATGGCCGGGGAGGCGATGGTCGACGCGGACGGCAA includes:
- a CDS encoding tetratricopeptide repeat protein; its protein translation is SEDAWINTFQVRTAPEEGGVSRARLREAALKASAKPVLSPGSSVEVLVSGFGVSPPSGAFSFELLDGRGEVVGSWVSTLKEPEEAPGDRPGAKWLTGSIDLSGELDGLVAGEYLLRAKAPGESGAPVYSPTLPVIVASDTGEFSTWAAVNRLETLDEPVGSTELPSPKKRTKLRAKDVKALKKRYAAILGLSTGRDRAAAPRALRSYEQEAVTEFGERGLPSLVAAEMGLIKGLGREDPEALIPVARLHHQAYREHRSRRAFLLATHARNLALAIVELYIDGGTSEESERGAALRQKDARRVVASRLLASFGGDLQRAGLRRFSERLFRRALECDDENEAALLGMGASFEKYSEYEEAAKYFERLVAARPESGEGRLRLGINHWRLGRKAKARKQLEQVIMGDHERWVQSLAYQELVQMSLRADDMEPAADLLGRALERFPDEPKLYLQLAYLRNAVGEPWRAQAELDRLSRVREPEVGDSPRYAYSNWPVEALDRVWARSEEDVLSRLEALQAVLPAGAEGGAP
- a CDS encoding VWA domain-containing protein; amino-acid sequence: MSRVATGALAAILLVCGAAGGAGAVAMEIVISRPELGVPIFGKVDVKVEVYPPSAEVDRVELFLDGEFMETATGVSPFVISIDAGEENRAHEILAVAYDLAGESVSATLETPPIQVDDEFKVELQQLYVTVESDGAPRALKREDFEIYDRNARQQIVTFERGDVPFTAVLLVDSSRSMVGEPLRTALRGARAFVDGMKELDEAKLLLFSDRILYETPFTSFSSVLSVGLSQVEAAGGTAINDFLYLGIERVQERQGRRVVVLLSDGVDVTSVLLMEQVRQAIRMNQAVLYWIVPPLGEGGGSAGHRSSWRDPEDHEKERELLAQTVLESGGRIVELESLEQTSEAFETVLRELRGQYVLGYYPPVTGRPGTWHKNEVKARDGRLKIRSRVGYYERPQQPVSESRREPQEQTRK
- a CDS encoding tetratricopeptide repeat protein, with the protein product MKKRFTLMILVLAVALSARAEAQVQGIRFKGVVVDQDGNPVVGAEVTAEAIAAEASMKGSAKSKKGGRYGLFVMQVARQYRFTVTKDGYQELVQDFNAGSAITNEQMRIEANFTLVKDGGVAQDADAGEVPGPVEGNAAAIRLYNAGATANNEGDRATAIEKFREAVAADPGFVTGYQALLGLYIQAGDFANTLEVADQLIEVAPTDSMGLGARYDALLELGRTDEAEAALERMILAVPGPPTAVRLFNRAATALRENNMEKAIPDLKRALEMDPDLAVARSALATAHLIRKEYQPAAENAEFLRDLKPDDAAALSILYEAYRGLGDAEKAKEAFTALQQISPERAAEAFYNQGVALLDQGKPVDALASFEKVLASNPGHVKVHYMLGLCYLNSSDMAKAKSSLEKFIEMAPDDRDAPSAREMLAALQ